In a single window of the Nocardioides sp. L-11A genome:
- a CDS encoding phosphotransferase family protein, whose protein sequence is MTQSPLPADIAEMTLQRSSRDQSAVHDRLEEWLTGVLPDGAAPEVTLHEGVQTNGMSSETVLLAITTTEDGARVTREYVARVAPAASDLPVFAEYRLTDQYDAMRLAGELAGVPVPTVGLNEPTGDVLGTPFFLMDRLDGAVPPDVLPYPFGDNWLYDASPEQQERLQRSTVDVLARLHAIPDAATTFGFLDPAVTGHEGASPLARNLAKTRAWYDYAITTAEASPRSPLIERGLAWLEAHLPAEEGEPVLVWGDARIGNMMYRDFEPVAVLDWEMATLGPREMDLAWLVFAHQVFQEIATMLGLPGMPEFLAPDDVVATYRELTGVETGDLTWYLLHAAVNWGCVFLRTSARQIHFGEIERPDDPESVFHHRPLLERLLEEVGA, encoded by the coding sequence GTGACCCAGTCCCCGTTGCCCGCGGACATCGCCGAGATGACCCTGCAGCGCTCGAGCCGCGACCAGAGTGCCGTGCACGACCGGCTCGAGGAGTGGCTCACCGGCGTGCTGCCCGACGGCGCCGCGCCCGAGGTGACCCTCCACGAGGGCGTCCAGACCAACGGCATGTCGAGCGAGACGGTCCTGCTCGCGATCACCACCACCGAGGACGGCGCGCGCGTCACCCGTGAGTATGTCGCCCGGGTGGCCCCGGCAGCGAGCGACCTGCCGGTCTTCGCGGAGTACCGCCTCACCGACCAGTACGACGCGATGCGCCTCGCCGGCGAGTTGGCCGGCGTCCCCGTGCCCACGGTCGGCCTCAACGAGCCGACCGGGGACGTGCTCGGCACCCCGTTCTTCCTGATGGACCGCCTCGACGGCGCGGTCCCGCCCGACGTGCTGCCCTACCCGTTCGGCGACAACTGGCTCTACGACGCCTCGCCCGAGCAGCAGGAGCGGCTCCAGCGCAGCACCGTCGACGTCCTGGCCCGGCTGCACGCCATCCCCGACGCCGCGACGACCTTCGGCTTCCTCGACCCCGCGGTCACCGGGCACGAGGGGGCGAGCCCGCTGGCGCGCAACCTCGCCAAGACCCGGGCCTGGTACGACTACGCGATCACCACCGCGGAGGCGAGCCCGCGCTCGCCGCTCATCGAGCGCGGCCTGGCCTGGCTCGAGGCACACCTGCCCGCCGAGGAGGGCGAGCCGGTGCTCGTCTGGGGCGACGCGCGGATCGGCAACATGATGTACCGCGACTTCGAGCCGGTCGCCGTCCTCGACTGGGAGATGGCCACCCTCGGGCCGCGCGAGATGGACCTCGCCTGGCTGGTCTTCGCCCACCAGGTCTTCCAGGAGATCGCGACCATGCTCGGCCTGCCGGGCATGCCGGAGTTCCTGGCGCCCGACGACGTCGTGGCGACGTACCGCGAGCTGACGGGTGTGGAGACCGGCGACCTCACCTGGTACCTGCTGCACGCCGCGGTCAACTGGGGCTGCGTCTTCCTGCGCACCAGCGCCCGGCAGATCCACTTCGGCGAGATCGAGCGCCCCGACGACCCCGAGTCCGTCTTCCACCACCGCCCGCTCCTGGAGCGGCTCCTCGAGGAGGTCGGCGCATGA
- a CDS encoding TetR-like C-terminal domain-containing protein, with protein MGTTTGRPRDPRIEQAALAAVRALLAEGGYAAVTVAAVAARAGTTKPALYRRWPALPHLVHEAAFPGELAAELHLGDDLATDLAGVVRGTRDALCDPVAAAALPGLLAEVQTWPDLHAAMIQRFAGVFRRLDERLRAAVEAGEAHRDARADDLLRLIIGAVISGVLLTPGQLDDAWVERLTATLVRSLRP; from the coding sequence ATGGGGACGACAACCGGCCGGCCGCGCGACCCGCGGATCGAGCAGGCCGCCCTGGCCGCCGTCCGCGCCCTGCTGGCCGAGGGTGGGTACGCCGCCGTCACGGTCGCCGCCGTCGCCGCCCGCGCCGGCACCACCAAGCCGGCCCTCTACCGGCGCTGGCCCGCGCTCCCCCACCTCGTCCACGAGGCCGCGTTCCCCGGCGAGCTCGCCGCCGAGCTGCACCTCGGCGACGACCTGGCCACCGACCTTGCCGGCGTCGTGCGCGGCACGCGCGACGCGCTCTGCGACCCGGTGGCCGCCGCCGCCCTGCCCGGCCTCCTCGCCGAGGTACAGACCTGGCCGGACCTGCACGCCGCGATGATCCAGCGCTTCGCAGGCGTCTTCCGCCGGCTCGACGAGCGGCTCCGCGCCGCCGTCGAGGCCGGCGAGGCCCACCGCGACGCGCGCGCCGACGACCTGCTGCGGCTGATCATCGGCGCGGTGATCTCGGGGGTGCTGCTCACGCCGGGTCAACTCGACGACGCGTGGGTGGAGCGGCTCACGGCGACGTTGGTCCGCAGCCTGCGGCCGTGA
- a CDS encoding GuaB3 family IMP dehydrogenase-related protein, with translation MSDIEIGRAKRARTAYSFDDIAIVPSRRTRDPEEVSVDWQIDAYRFSLPILAAPMDSVMSPKTAIDFGRFGGLGVLNLEGLWTRYDDPQPLLDEVAGLQGVEATRRLQEIYTEPIKAELITERLREMRDAGVTVAGSLSPQRTKEFAKTVTDAGVDLFVIRGTTVSAEHVSSQAEPLNLKEFIYELDVPVIVGGCATHQAALHLMRTGAAGVLVGFGGGAAHTTRTVLGVAVPMASAVADVAAARRDYLDESGGRYVHVIADGSIGTSGDLAKAIACGADAVMVGSPFARATDAPGRGFHWGAEAHHADLPRGQRVQFDQIGTIEEILFGPSRVADGTMNLVGALKRSMATTGYTELKEFQRVEVVAH, from the coding sequence GTGAGCGACATCGAGATCGGCCGCGCCAAGCGGGCCCGGACGGCGTACTCCTTCGACGACATCGCGATCGTGCCGTCCCGGCGCACGCGTGACCCCGAGGAGGTCAGCGTCGACTGGCAGATCGACGCCTACCGGTTCTCCCTGCCGATCCTCGCGGCACCGATGGACTCGGTGATGTCACCGAAGACGGCCATCGACTTCGGTCGCTTCGGCGGCCTGGGCGTGCTCAACCTGGAGGGCCTCTGGACCCGGTACGACGACCCGCAGCCGCTCCTCGACGAGGTCGCCGGCCTGCAGGGGGTCGAGGCCACCCGCCGCCTGCAGGAGATCTACACCGAGCCGATCAAGGCCGAGCTGATCACCGAGCGGCTGCGCGAGATGCGCGACGCCGGCGTCACGGTGGCGGGCTCGCTGTCGCCGCAGCGCACCAAGGAGTTCGCCAAGACGGTGACCGACGCGGGCGTGGACCTGTTCGTGATCCGCGGCACTACCGTGTCCGCGGAGCACGTGTCCAGCCAGGCCGAGCCGCTGAATCTCAAGGAGTTCATCTACGAGCTCGACGTCCCCGTCATCGTCGGCGGCTGCGCCACCCACCAGGCCGCGCTGCACCTCATGCGCACCGGCGCGGCCGGCGTCCTCGTCGGCTTCGGTGGCGGAGCGGCCCATACGACGCGCACCGTGCTCGGCGTCGCCGTCCCGATGGCGAGTGCGGTGGCCGACGTCGCCGCGGCGCGCCGCGACTACCTCGACGAGTCGGGCGGCCGCTACGTCCACGTCATCGCCGACGGCTCGATCGGCACCTCGGGCGACCTGGCCAAGGCGATCGCCTGCGGCGCCGACGCGGTCATGGTCGGCTCGCCCTTCGCCCGCGCCACCGACGCGCCCGGCCGTGGCTTCCATTGGGGCGCCGAGGCGCACCACGCCGACCTGCCGCGCGGCCAGCGGGTGCAGTTCGACCAGATCGGCACCATCGAGGAGATCCTGTTCGGGCCCTCGCGGGTCGCCGACGGCACCATGAACCTCGTCGGTGCGCTCAAGCGCTCGATGGCGACCACGGGCTACACCGAGCTCAAGGAGTTCCAGCGGGTCGAGGTCGTCGCCCACTGA
- a CDS encoding GNAT family N-acetyltransferase translates to MTAAIRPYADADWPAVAAIIAEVLAAGETYAMPVLDDAGARDFWLGQPGAVVVAEVDGVVVGTAKMGPNRPAQGSHIGTASFMVSSAARGAGVGRALGEHVVAWHRSEGFAGIQFNAVVSTNTAAVALWRSLGFEVIGTVPEAFRRPDGGLAGLHVMFLDLAGMRP, encoded by the coding sequence GTGACCGCCGCCATCCGCCCGTACGCCGACGCCGACTGGCCGGCGGTGGCGGCGATCATCGCCGAGGTGCTGGCGGCGGGGGAGACCTATGCGATGCCGGTGCTCGACGACGCCGGCGCACGCGACTTCTGGCTCGGCCAGCCGGGTGCTGTCGTGGTCGCCGAGGTCGACGGCGTCGTGGTCGGCACGGCGAAGATGGGCCCGAACCGGCCCGCCCAGGGCAGCCACATCGGCACCGCCTCCTTCATGGTCTCCAGTGCCGCACGAGGAGCGGGGGTGGGCCGGGCGCTCGGCGAGCACGTCGTCGCCTGGCACCGGTCCGAGGGCTTCGCCGGCATCCAGTTCAACGCCGTGGTGTCGACGAACACGGCGGCCGTGGCGCTGTGGCGCAGCCTGGGCTTCGAGGTGATCGGGACCGTGCCGGAAGCCTTCCGCCGGCCCGACGGAGGCCTCGCCGGACTGCACGTCATGTTCCTCGACCTCGCCGGCATGCGGCCCTGA
- a CDS encoding Uma2 family endonuclease, producing MSVAIAGDHVETLLRVPMSYEEYLRLPSHPRHEWVDGLVVMAPAPSGPHQQAARRLANLLEESLSACYVTEAAGVRLPRDRERIPDVLVFATEPASWPAERAPVAVVEVLSPSTRGEDLLRKAPEYAEAGIAQYWVVDIDARIIEVQVNVEGRWELLATVDGAHPTADVPVGDHGTVPLDLAAVLR from the coding sequence GTGTCCGTCGCAATCGCTGGAGATCACGTGGAGACCCTGCTGCGCGTCCCGATGTCGTACGAGGAGTACCTGCGTCTGCCGAGCCATCCGCGGCATGAGTGGGTGGATGGCCTCGTCGTGATGGCGCCCGCTCCGTCGGGCCCGCACCAGCAGGCAGCTCGGCGGCTTGCGAACCTGCTCGAGGAATCGCTGTCCGCCTGCTACGTCACTGAGGCCGCCGGTGTTCGGCTCCCGCGTGATCGCGAGCGGATTCCCGACGTACTCGTCTTCGCGACGGAGCCAGCTTCCTGGCCTGCGGAGCGAGCCCCCGTGGCCGTGGTGGAGGTGCTCTCGCCGTCGACGCGGGGCGAGGACCTGCTCCGCAAGGCGCCCGAGTACGCCGAGGCGGGGATCGCGCAGTACTGGGTCGTCGACATCGATGCTCGCATCATCGAGGTCCAGGTGAACGTGGAGGGTCGCTGGGAACTCCTGGCCACGGTCGACGGCGCACACCCGACCGCCGACGTCCCGGTCGGCGACCACGGCACGGTGCCGCTCGACCTGGCGGCCGTCCTGCGGTGA
- the guaB gene encoding IMP dehydrogenase: MEVPDKFAALGLTYDDVLLLPGHSDLAPDDIDTTSRLTREISLRSPLISAAMDTVTESRMAIAMARQGGIGILHRNLSAEEQAYQVDLVKRTQTGIISNPVTIGPDATLEELDRICGEYRVSGLPVVDADNHLLGICTNRDLRFTPVAEWATTKVDEVMTPMPLFTGEVGISRDDATALLRKHKRERLPLVDAEGRLGGLITVKDFVKSEQFPLASKDGDGRLMVGAAIGYFGDAWERATGLIEAGVDVLVADTAHGHVTLLLDMVRRLKSDPATKHVQVIGGNVATREGAQAFVDAGADAVKVGFGPGSICTTRVVTGCGVPQVTAVYEASLAAGPAGVPVIADGGLQQSGDIAKAIVAGAESVMIGSMLAGCEESPGEVVFHQGKQYKAYRGMGSLGAMSSRGKKSYSKDRYFQAEVTSDDKIVPEGIEGRVAYKGPLAGVAHQLLGGLSQSMFYVGARTIPELQEKGRFVRITSASLKESHPHDIEMTVEAPNYHRS; the protein is encoded by the coding sequence GTGGAGGTCCCGGACAAGTTCGCCGCACTCGGTCTCACCTACGACGACGTCCTGCTGCTGCCCGGTCATTCCGACCTGGCGCCGGACGACATCGACACCACCTCGCGGCTGACCCGCGAGATCTCCCTGAGGTCGCCGCTGATCAGCGCCGCGATGGATACCGTGACCGAGTCGCGGATGGCGATCGCGATGGCCCGCCAGGGCGGCATCGGGATCCTGCACCGCAACCTCTCCGCCGAGGAGCAGGCCTACCAGGTCGACCTCGTCAAGCGGACCCAGACCGGGATCATCTCCAACCCGGTCACCATCGGCCCGGACGCGACGCTGGAGGAGCTCGACCGGATCTGCGGTGAGTACCGCGTCTCCGGCCTGCCCGTCGTCGACGCCGACAACCACCTGCTCGGCATCTGCACCAACCGCGACCTCCGGTTCACCCCCGTCGCGGAGTGGGCGACCACCAAGGTCGACGAGGTGATGACCCCGATGCCGCTGTTCACCGGCGAGGTCGGCATCAGCCGCGACGACGCCACCGCGCTGCTGCGCAAGCACAAGCGCGAGCGGCTGCCGCTCGTCGACGCCGAGGGCCGCCTCGGCGGGCTGATCACGGTCAAGGACTTCGTGAAGTCCGAGCAGTTCCCGCTCGCCTCCAAGGACGGCGACGGTCGCCTCATGGTCGGTGCCGCGATCGGCTACTTCGGCGACGCGTGGGAGCGGGCCACCGGCCTGATCGAGGCCGGTGTCGACGTCCTCGTCGCCGACACCGCCCACGGCCACGTCACCCTCCTGCTCGACATGGTCCGTCGGCTCAAGTCCGACCCCGCGACCAAGCACGTCCAGGTCATCGGCGGCAACGTCGCCACGCGTGAGGGCGCGCAGGCCTTCGTCGACGCCGGCGCCGACGCCGTCAAGGTCGGCTTCGGTCCCGGCTCCATCTGCACCACCCGCGTCGTCACGGGCTGCGGCGTCCCCCAGGTCACGGCCGTCTACGAGGCATCCCTCGCGGCCGGGCCGGCCGGCGTCCCCGTCATCGCCGACGGCGGCCTGCAGCAGTCCGGCGACATCGCCAAGGCCATCGTCGCCGGCGCCGAGTCCGTGATGATCGGCTCGATGCTCGCCGGCTGCGAGGAGTCGCCCGGCGAGGTCGTCTTCCACCAGGGCAAGCAGTACAAGGCCTACCGCGGCATGGGCTCGCTCGGCGCGATGTCCTCGCGCGGCAAGAAGTCCTACTCCAAGGACCGCTACTTCCAGGCCGAGGTCACCAGCGACGACAAGATCGTGCCCGAGGGCATCGAGGGCCGGGTCGCCTACAAGGGGCCGCTGGCCGGCGTCGCCCACCAACTGCTCGGTGGCCTGTCCCAGTCGATGTTCTACGTCGGCGCCCGGACCATCCCCGAGCTGCAGGAGAAGGGCCGGTTCGTCCGGATCACCTCCGCCTCGCTCAAGGAGAGTCACCCGCACGACATCGAGATGACCGTCGAGGCGCCCAACTACCACCGTTCTTGA